In the genome of Plasmodium falciparum 3D7 genome assembly, chromosome: 2, one region contains:
- a CDS encoding Sel1 repeat-containing protein, putative yields the protein MIKNVFYLNFIFSFFLLIIKCDESVSNGRKEIYFDDDEKLKLSSFFDRSTNINLDVGENDELSSYVPREVDEKKKKNKKDIDSKENSKSGNNIYNKDNTKNNEDVNYNVVLKDGRAKEGIITDEKRRSSTKDGKNKEQNNNKMNSDDVHDNNNNMNDINFVVEYNKMIDNYDKILDELILKSINRNNYNYFNMLDEYSLQTKLNKEMYDSLNYLIRLMNNKNSRKYFISFSNNEKKKIIKNDMNENIYIRHFIVSLFRWYNNFKLIETCFDKNNFIYYIDENKIYSYKYNYKLMLNLFSSENFLYYINLSKFSLLEIIDNYNKYSFIINNIKRDYPNNMYVCQSFYDFIYSYFLSYNHHFFDKHKYLINMDIWNNSIQTKGQIGNHKLYKKLKKLNENLILYNYIKNDDSEMIPYVTLEMRMIFSNFTNLLIDILNKLYNIDYQDNIKQENVNVNPQRDAPQDYVHNKNDVDVSLKNVKEPKKVEHNKAMSNYETDERGDMIYDNTNKEKFEKSEGTFNNISGGEDTFKNISGGEDTFKNISEGDGEVDGDGEGDGDGDGEGADDSSVDTHNNKNDGKESESDVWNLLMDSYKKLANDENFKKYNKYILKNLDKFLNMSSEKKEDINSYKNKYELKEGIIYNKVSDKYIPLIFNPTKDVFTSINQINIKSKINFFNIYEYLITITKYKENKNFYDDLLKCRREIFFKDRHLLENNNIMDKQEELKKNIRNLMRIHEVSNEGNNRNTINRKYKKYGTYDYDKMNELYYVEKNILNVNDTNTFNFMNNKEKDKNYFDINKTMRIYDYYNNINLNIFTPAAIKMKDKIYDQLKLLRSNFVEKLKNESICVLSFLYLIGINDDNGKLHFPYGFPRNIDFSVKLIREGKDGLCNFLSGVLYHINLPIFVNNSSISISTEMNDDVLEMNDNSINSFFYIYYKNNENIRNHDFLSDENRIIPRKEDNIKSKIISYSLGSSKDDFFSKLAFTNNVIRLKYKNKTNNTYLKDYFDFTFDKINYKNSVIKNNVSPFLTTCDYLLSNILGAVVDSLRNSSTLESGVYEENINDKNKNIIQNTVVQNKNLFEYFVKLADNRNSYALAALGEIYYLGNESIGIERDEIKAFEFWKKAADQGDTTSALSTGYAYLDEYKKFLKKEELVKNMDREDILTMIHLENSTKDKKNVTLEMFQESSEKKNQKKKKKEKKEQDGNTDGDRVDDKIVQNVGNVFQQSYGNVDESMGRNGSIDGFSMPPSGGLNNVSVQNNANIQNNANIQNNANIQSNANIQNNANIQSNANIQSNANIQSNANIQSNVNSHGGTNRQNNINNVNFFENNAYTQQTSYGGWANPSEDVFNNSFSSSVPSSFLFDIPEGSEYEHMTENILDEQMNFFNTKNNKEQQEGGPNNESNGMWNDENDEMIKKYMKDLNDDLNKSLKNAEEYFHKAIRNNDDSLENILAKYNIHKFGLGTEKNIELAGIYLKKAADKGDNISQMLLGHYYSGSDIGIKLNDYKDDDKIENLRKSYKYYKMSAQNGNIISLYNKSILILKGVNPKYKTFNEKCEKTLKHFHFIGLFNERLYMLTKLLRRNYQFKDYTGSLLLSIMLSELGDHAHNVNASMLWTLKRKTMQQFTEKYNIVENLKLSLIKELKNKEEKEKEKRKNNIHNVYNNNNSNINGYKKCDKNCNDNVRKNQKDLNQIDHTIVKGDTPYYYEKNINEKIKRIYKKNKNASYSFSKVRKMYSISLLTNCSMLSEFLRERPLFSKIIYCYNFKRELYIYYNRLSWFTYQMMKMQHEDDLSDDKDRSEGWNSINIKKFNENVQRDHVNRKENVNVKANANVKANANVKENANVKENANVKANANVKANANVKANANVKENANVKENANVKENANVKANANVNDNANSVLNKNHNNDIYDYSYYKKNDERRNDKKSEFFNTSKNKKEEKKEIKITYHDTYDLCKKYSQIELYEKYDKIILNTLKKDDDVEEKINKIENMKSVILEHLRISEFLHCYYKPISYYQIKLEEEKEKRAKIDEHIYNEERYYKNDKSNYNSFYSNKWKTMKDYNIKNLYESEFYRYSVFLENIDMKEIFNYKKKYSSNIFDEIQSFSKNCEVCKQYYDIYSAYYGHKKSGINLIKKYREGDEFTIKSKRKELQFLIRNSDEDNHQSLYYKALFLEHNNLDNLKNILQIYFKLATDDHNTCNVIGFLGIMKIFFKKLFFDFNIFSKNNKKNIFTFPLKHKTFYDDNLCSLQKNILLKSEFDNKCFNFDYLLKNNYIYSQIRYSDFFKVLYNLILSFFKII from the coding sequence ATGattaaaaatgttttttatttgaattttatattttctttttttctattaataattaaatgtgATGAGAGTGTGTCCAATGGAaggaaagaaatatattttgatgacgatgaaaaattaaaactatcttctttttttgatcgttctacaaatataaatttagatGTCGGTGAGAATGATGAGCTGTCATCATACGTCCCTAGGGAGgtggatgaaaaaaaaaaaaaaaataagaaagatATAGATAGTAAGGAAAATTCAAAAAGTGggaacaatatatataataaggacaatactaaaaataatgaagatgtTAATTATAATGTTGTTTTAAAGGATGGTCGTGCAAAGGAGGGAATTATAACAGACGAAAAAAGAAGGAGTAGTACAAAGGAtggtaaaaataaagaacaaaataataataaaatgaatagtGATGATGttcatgataataataataatatgaatgatattAACTTTGTTGTTGAATACAATAAAATGATTGATAATTATGACAAAATTTTGGATGAgcttatattaaaaagtataaatagaaataattataattattttaatatgctTGATGAATATTCTCTTCAGACAAAACTGAATAAAGAAATGTATGATAgtttaaattatttgattagacttatgaataataaaaatagtaggaaatattttatatccttTTCAAATAAtgagaagaagaaaataataaaaaatgatatgaatgaaaacatatatataagacaTTTTATTGTATCTTTATTTAGAtggtataataattttaaattaatagaaACTTGTTTTGAtaagaataattttatttattatattgacgaaaataaaatatattcttataaatataattataagcTTATGTTGAATTTATTTAGTTctgaaaattttttatattatataaatttaagtaaattttcattattgGAAATtattgataattataataaatatagttttattattaataatataaaaagagattatcctaataatatgtatgtcTGTCAGTCATTTTATGATttcatttattcatatttcttaagttataatcatcatttttttgataaacataaatatctAATAAATATGGATATATGGAATAATTCAATACAAACAAAAGGGCAAATTGGAaatcataaattatataaaaaattaaaaaaactaaatgaaaatttaatattatataattatataaaaaatgatgattcAGAAATGATACCTTATGTTACATTAGAAATGCGTATGATATTTTCTAACTttacaaatttattaatagatatattgaataaattatataatatagattatcaggataatataaaacaagaAAATGTAAATGTTAATCCCCAGAGGGATGCACCACAAGATTATGTACATAATAAGAATGACGTTGACGTGtctttaaaaaatgttaagGAACCAAAAAAAGTAGAGCATAATAAGGCTATGTCGAATTATGAGACTGATGAAAGAGGTGATAtgatatatgataatacaaataaggAGAAGTTTGAAAAGAGCGAAGGTACATTCAACAATATTAGTGGGGGTGAGGATACATTCAAGAATATTAGTGGGGGTGAGGATACATTCAAGAATATTAGTGAGGGTGATGGTGAGGTTGATGGTGATGGTGAGGGTGATGGTGATGGTGATGGTGAGGGTGCAGATGACTCTTCGGTTGatacacataataataaaaatgatggaAAGGAATCGGAGAGTGATGTGTGGAATTTACTAATGGATTCATATAAGAAACTAGCGAATGATgagaattttaaaaaatacaataagtatatattaaagaattTAGATAAGTTTTTGAACATGTCatctgaaaaaaaagaagatattaatagttataaaaataaatatgaattaaaagagggtataatatataataaggtttctgataaatatattcctttaatatttaatcCTACAAAAGATGTATTTACATCTATTAatcaaattaatattaaaagtaagataaacttttttaatatatatgaatatttaataacTATTACAAAGTATAAAGAGAAcaaaaatttttatgatgatttattaaaatgtagaagagaaattttttttaaggatCGTCATTtgttagaaaataataatattatggatAAGCAAGAAGAATTGAAAAAGAACATTCGAAATTTGATGCGTATTCATGAAGTATCAAATGAAGGAAATAATAGGAACACaataaatagaaaatataaaaaatatggaacatatgattatgataaaatgaatgaattatattatgtagaaaaaaatatattaaatgtgaATGATACGAatacatttaattttatgaataataaagaaaaggataagaattattttgatataaataaaacaatgagaatatatgattattataataatataaatttgaatatatttaccCCAGCAgctataaaaatgaaagataaaatatatgatcaattaaaattattgagAAGTAATTTTGttgagaaattaaaaaatgaatctaTTTGtgttttatcatttttatatttaataggtataaatgatgataatgggAAATTACATTTCCCATATGGATTTCCAAGAAATATTGATTTTTCTGTGAAACTTATAAGAGAAGGGAAAGATGGgttatgtaattttttaagtggtgttttatatcatataaatttacCTATCTTTGTAAATAATTCTTCTATATCCATAAGTACAGAAATGAATGATGATGTATTAGAAATGAACGATAATTCTATCAatagttttttttatatatattataaaaataatgaaaatataagaaatcaTGATTTTTTATCTGACGAAAATAGAATAATACCCAGGaaagaagataatataaaatctaaaattatttcatattcttTAGGTTCATCAAAAGACGATTTTTTTAGTAAATTAGCTTTTACAAATAATGTGATTAGATtgaaatataagaataaaacaaataacacCTACTTAAAagattattttgattttacttttgataaaattaattataaaaattcagtaataaaaaataacgtATCTCCATTTTTAACGACATGTGATTATTTATTAAGTAATATATTAGGAGCAGTGGTTGATTCCTTGAGAAATTCATCTACTTTAGAAAGTGGAgtatatgaagaaaatataaatgataaaaataaaaatataattcaaaataCTGTAgtacaaaacaaaaatttgtttgaatattttgtaaaattagCTGATAATAGAAACTCATATGCTTTAGCAGCGTTGggtgaaatatattatttaggAAATGAAAGTATAGGAATTGAAAGAGATGAAATCAAAGCTTTTGAATTCTGGAAAAAGGCAGCAGATCAAGGAGATACAACCTCTGCATTGTCTACAGGTTATGCATATTTGGATGAGTATAAAAAGTTtctaaaaaaagaagaactTGTTAAAAATATGGATAGGGAGGATATATTAACAATGATACATTTGGAAAATTCCACCAAGGATAAGAAAAATGTTACTTTGGAAATGTTCCAAGAATCTAGTGAGAAAAAAAAccaaaagaagaagaagaaggagAAAAAGGAGCAAGATGGAAATACCGATGGGGATAGAGTTGATGATAAAATTGTACAAAATGTTGGAAATGTGTTCCAACAAAGTTATGGTAATGTTGATGAATCAATGGGAAGGAATGGATCCATTGATGGGTTCTCTATGCCACCATCGGGTGGATTAAACAATGTTAGCGTACAAAATAATgctaatatacaaaataatgctaatatacaaaataatgcTAATATACAAAGTAATgctaatatacaaaataatgcTAATATACAAAGTAATGCTAATATACAAAGTAATGCTAATATACAAAGTAATGCTAATATACAAAGTAATGTTAATTCCCATGGTGGAACGAATCGACaaaacaatattaataatgtaaatttttttgagAACAATGCATACACTCAACAAACTTCTTATGGAGGGTGGGCGAACCCTAGCGAAGACGTTTTTAATAATTCCTTTTCTTCGTCTGTTCCTAGCTCCTTTCTCTTTGACATCCCCGAAGGATCTGAGTATGAGCATATGACAGAGAATATATTGGATGAACAgatgaatttttttaatacgaAGAATAATAAAGAGCAGCAAGAAGGAGGACCTAATAATGAGAGTAATGGTATGTGGAATGATGAGAATGatgaaatgataaaaaagtaCATGAAAGATTTAAATGACGATTTAAATAAATCTTTAAAGAATGCAGAAGAATATTTTCACAAAGCAATAAGAAATAACGATGATAGTTTAGAGAATATATTagcaaaatataatatacataaatttgGATTAGGTactgaaaaaaatatagaattaGCTgggatatatttaaaaaaagcaGCTGATAAAGGTGATAATATATCTCAAATGTTATTAGGCCATTATTATTCAGGTTCAGATATCGGAATAAAATTGAATGATTATaaagatgatgataaaataGAGAATTTAagaaaatcatataaatattataaaatgtcTGCACAGAATGGcaatattatatctttatataataaaagtatattaatattaaaaggtGTTAAtcctaaatataaaacatttaatGAGAAATGTGAGAAAACATTGAAGCATTTCCATTTTATAGGATTATTTAATGAAAGACTATATATGTTAACCAAATTATTAAGAAGAAATTATCAATTTAAAGATTATACGGGCTCTTTATTGTTATCTATTATGTTGTCTGAGTTAGGTGACCATGCACATAATGTAAATGCTTCTATGTTATGGACATTAAAAAGAAAGACTATGCAGCAATTTACGGAAAAATACAATATTGTGGAGAATTTAAAATTATCCTTGATTAAGGAATTGAAGAATAAGGAggagaaagaaaaagaaaaaagaaaaaacaatattcacaatgtatataataataataatagtaatattaatggatataaaaaatgtgataAAAATTGTAATGATAATGTAAGGAAGAATCAAAAAGATTTAAACCAAATCGATCACACAATAGTTAAAGGAGATACtccttattattatgaaaaaaatataaatgaaaaaattaaaagaatatataagaagAATAAAAATGCTAGTTATTCCTTTTCAAAAGTACGTAAAATGTATTCTATATCTTTGTTGACCAACTGCAGTATGCTATCCGAATTTTTGAGGGAGCGTCCTTTATTTtcgaaaataatatattgttataattttaagagggagttatatatttattataataggTTGTCATGGTTTACCTACCAAATGATGAAGATGCAACATGAAGATGATTTGTCGGATGATAAGGATAGGTCTGAAGGATGGAATagcataaatataaaaaagtttAATGAGAATGTACAACGTGATCATGTGAATAGAAAAGAGAATGTAAATGTGAAGGCAAATGCAAATGTGAAGGCAAATGCAAATGTGAAGGAAAATGCAAATGTGAAGGAAAATGCAAATGTGAAGGCAAATGCAAATGTGAAGGCAAATGCAAATGTGAAGGCAAATGCAAATGTGAAGGAAAATGCAAATGTGAAGGAAAATGCAAATGTGAAGGAAAATGCAAATGTGAAGGCAAATGCAAATGTGAATGATAATGCAAATTctgtattaaataaaaatcataataatgacatttatgattattcttattataagAAGAATGATGAAAGAAGAAATGATAAGAAGAgtgaattttttaatacatcaaagaataagaaagaagaaaaaaaagagattAAAATAACATATCATGATACATATgatttatgtaaaaaatatagccaaattgaattatatgaaaaatatgataagataattttaaatacattaaaaaaagatgatgatgtagaggaaaaaataaacaagatagaaaatatgaaaagtGTTATATTAGAACATTTACGGATTAGTGAGTTCTTacattgttattataaacCTATATCATACTATCAAATAAAgttagaagaagaaaaagaaaaaagagcAAAAATagatgaacatatatataatgaagaaagATATTATAAGAATGACAAATCTAATTATAATAGTTTTTATTCAAATAAGTGGAAGACTATGAaagattataatataaaaaatttgtatGAATCTGAATTTTATAGATACTCTGtttttttagaaaatatagatatgaaagaaatatttaattataaaaagaaatattcatctaatatatttgatGAAATTCAAagtttttcaaaaaattgtGAAGTTTGTAAacaatattatgatatatattcagCATATTATGGACATAAAAAGTCAGGAATTAATTTGATTAAGAAATATAGAGAAGGTGATGAATTTacaataaaaagtaaaagaaaGGAATTACAATTCTTAATAAGGAATTCAGATGAAGATAATCATCAATCACTTTATTATAAAGCCCTTTTTTTAGAACATAATAATttagataatttaaaaaatattttacaaatatatttcaagCTAGCTACTGATGATCATAATACATGTAATGTTATTGGTTTTTTAggtattatgaaaatattttttaaaaagctATTTTTcgattttaatatatttagtaaaaataataaaaagaatatattcaCATTTCCTTTAAAACACAAAACATTCtatgatgataatttatgttctttacaaaaaaatattttattaaaatcgGAATTTGATAACAAATGTTTCAACTTTGATtatttgttaaaaaataattatatttattctcaAATTAGGTATTCTGACTTTTTTAAGGTTTTGTATAATCtgatattatctttttttaaaattatatga